GCTGGTTCAGCGCGGCCCCGGCGCCGCTTCTCACTATGTCGCGACTGCCCCCCGATTCCGTCGACCATGGCCCCGACAACGCTGACGACACTGCTGCCAGCCGGCCCACCGACGGGCGTGAGATCTCTGCAAAGCCCCCGCTAACGCTCCCCGCCGAGCCGTCCGGCAAGTCGCTGCGCACGCCACCGGAGACTTCCGGCTCGCCGCAGACATCGGGCATGAGTACCGATCTCGAACCGACCGACGTCCCGCTGCTTCCACCGGAATCCCCCAACGCCCCGGCGGCAACGAAGTCGACCCGCTCGCGACGCGGCGGCGCGAAGCGCAAAGGCATCGATCTCGGCTTGCAAGGCGGTGGCGCGCATGGCGCCTACGCGTGGGGCGTGCTCGACAAACTGCTCGAAGACGGGCGTCTGGAATTCGAGGGCATCAGCGGCGCCTCGGCCGGGACGATGAACGCCGTGGTGCTCGCGCATGGCCTGCTGGAGCGTCCCGGCGTCGATCCGCGGGAGAAAGCGCGTGAGGCGTTGCACAGCTTCTGGCTGGGCGTCTCGCAGGCGGGTTCGTCCGCAACCGCATGGGCACAAACCGTCTTCAGCTGGCTCAACGGCCGTCCGACCGAGTATCCGGTCTGGCACGACTGGATGCAGAGCATGCAGCAGTGGATGATGCCGTTCTCCCAGCCACCGGCCGAGATCAATCCGCTGCGCACCGTCCTCGAAGCACAAGTGGACTTCGAGCGGCTGCGCGAGAGCACCGCAACGCACCTGTTCGTGTCCGCGACGAACATCCGCACCGGCAACATCCGCATTTTCCGCACACACGAAATCACCCTCGACGTGGCAATGGCCTCCGCCTGTCTGCCCTGGCTGTTCAAGCCGGTAAAGATCGACGAGGACTTTTACTGGGACGGGGGTTATCTCGGCAATCCTGCGCTCTTTCCGTTCTATTACGAGACACTCACGAGCGACATTCTGATCGTGCACATCAATCCGATCGAGCGCGCGGAGAAGCCGGTATTGCCGGGGCAAATCATGAACCGCGTGAACGAGATCACGTTCAACGCATCGTTACAGCGCGAATTCCGGGCGATCTCGTTTGTTCACAAACTGATCGACGAGGGCTGGTTGAAGCCAGAGTTTCGCGAGCGGCTGAAGTACCCGTTGATTCACTCGATTCGCGCCGACAAGGCACTGTACGACTTGTCCTCGTCGACGAAATTCGTGACCGACTGGCACTTCCTCACGACGCTGCGCGACCGAGGTCGGGACGCGGCCGCCCGCTGGCTGGAGGCCCATTACCACGACGTGGGCATACGCTCGACGGTGGATCTGAAACGCGATTACTTGCAGCGCTTGCCCAACGCCTCCGCCATCAGATCATGAGCGGCTCAGGGTCGAGCGAGATGCCGAAACGCGTCCGAACACTCGTCTGCACGGCGCGCGCCAGCGCCACGATGTCGTCGCCGCTCGCGCCCCCCCGATTGACGAGCACCAGCGCCTGACGCTCGTGCACACCCGCACGGCCCTGCGACTTGCCGCGCCAGCCGCATTGATCGATCAGCCAGCCGGCAGCGACCTTCCACGTGCCGTCGGGCTGCGGGTAACCGACCGCCTCCGGGAAACGCGCGCGCAAGGCATCGAAGGTTTCGGCATCGACAACGGGGTTCTTGAAGAAGCTTCCGGCATTGCCGAGAACCGCCGGATCGGGCAGCTTGCGACGTCGAATATCGACGACCGCGTCGAAAATACGGCGTGCATCGGGATGTGCGACACCGGCGTCGGCAAGCGCGCGCGACACGTCCGCATACCCCGTCACGGCGTGCCACGGCTGCGGCAGGCGCAGTGTGACGGACACGATGACGAACCGTCCCGGTTCGCGCTTGAAGCATGAATCGCGGTAGCCGAATGCGCAGACCTCGCGCGAGAGCGTGACGAACTCGCCCGTGGTCGTGTCGAGCGCGCGCGCCGCGAAGAAGCGCTCGGCGAGTTCCAGCCCGTAGGCGCCGATGTTCTGGATCGGCGCGGCCCCGAGCGTGCCCGGAATCAACGCGAGGTTTTCGAGGCCGGGGCAGTCCTGCGAGAGCGTCCAGTCGACAAAGTCGTGCCAGACTTCGCCGGCGCCGCCGCGCACATAGCGCGCATGCGGATCGGCGGGGTCGTCCGGCAGCCGTTCCCGGCCGCGAATCGCCATGCGCAGCACCACCCCGTCGAAATCGCGCGTGAGCACGATGTTGCTGCCGCCACCGAGCACGAGACGCGGCAGGCCCGCCAGCTCGGGCATGGCAAGCGCTTCGAGCAACGCGGCTTCGCTATCGATGACAACGAGATAACGGGCGGTAGCGGGCAGACCGAAGGTGTTGAGTTCGCGCAGGCTGACGTCGCGTAGCAACTGGGACATGAAGTATGTGCTGACCGGTGGATGCCGCCGTACCGGCCATGGTGACCGCTCCGAATCACGTCCCGAAGGGACGCGGGACCGACGGCTGAATTACAATGTCGGGCGAAAGATTGATGCGCGCCATTATACCGGCCGCACGGATCGTCAGAGGCGGCCGGAGACGGCGCCGGGCAGACGACTGCCGGCCAACTCACAGGGCATGCACCGCATGCCTTTCACGAACCCTCACTAATTCAGGAGAGCCAGATGCCATCGTTTGACGTGGTTAGCGAAGCCAACATGGTCGAGGTCAAGAACGCCGTCGAGCAGGCCAACAAGGAAATCTCGACGCGCTTCGACTTCAAGGGATCGGACTCGCGCATCGAGCACAAGGAGCAGGAACTCACGCTCTTCGCCGACGACAACTTCAAGCTCGATCAGGTCACGCAGGTGCTCATCGCCAAAATGGCCAAGCGTAATGTCGACGTGCGGTTTCTCGACTACGGCAAGGTCGAGAAGATCAGCGGCGACAAGGTCAAGCAGGTCGTGAAGGTCAAGAAGGGGGTCGAAGGCGACCTCGCCAAGAAAATCGTGCGCATCATCAAGGACAGCAAGATGAAGGTGCAGGCGAGCATTCAGGGCGACAGCGTGCGCGTCTCCGGCGCCAAGCGCGACGATCTGCAAAGCGCGATGGCCCTGCTGCGCAAGGACGTCACCGATACGCCGCTGGACTTCAACAACTTCCGCGACTGAACGTCACGGCACTGCGTTGCTGTCTTCCGCCGCTCTCCTATGGACGGCGGACACGAAAAACCCGCAGACTCGCTGCGGGTTTTTGTTTGCCGGCACGCAACGAACTACTTCTTCTGGCCGATGCGGCTTTCCTTGCCCGCAATGAGCTTGCCAATGTTCGAACGGTGGCGATAGACCAGCAGCGCCGCCATGACGATCACTGCCGGCGCGTAGGGGCCGAACCCGAACATGAAAACGTAGTACAGCGGCGCGAACACCGCCGAGACCAGCGCGGCGAGCGACGAATAGCGGAAGAAGACGGCGATGATGAGCCAGGTCGCCATCACCGCGAGGCCGAGCACCGGGCTGATGGCGAGGAGAACGCCCGCTGCCGTCGCCACGCCCTTGCCGCCCGCGAAGCGCAGGAACACCGGATACAGATGGCCAAGGAAAACCGCCAGCGCCACGGCGGCAAGCCCGAAGTCACCGACACCCCAGGCATCGGCGAGGCGTTGCGCGAGATAAACCGCGAGCCAGCCCTTGAGTGCGTCGCCGATCAGCGTGAGCACGGCGGCCTTCTTGTTGCCGGAGCGCAGCACGTTCGTCGCCCCCGGATTTCCCGAGCCGTAGCTGCGCGGGTCCGCCAGGCCCATCGCGCGGCTGACGATCACCGCAAACGGCACCGAGCCGATCAGGTACGCGAGAACGATAAAAACCAGTGTGGCCATGAACTTCGAGCGTGTGGAAGATTTGTAATGGCCGCCATTCTACTTGAGACGACGCGCGTCCCCATTCTGGCAAACACGGGGTTGCGCAGATGCCCCGGCCGCGCAGCCATCGCAGCGGCATGCGAGCGGAGCAAGCGCGCCTCGCGCGACGCGCCGGGGCCACGCAGACGAGCGCTTCTTGAAAGCGATGCCGTCAGTCCGCAAGGGCGACGTTGACCAGCGTGGGCGCGAGCACGCGCACGAGTTCGGCCGGGGCAATCGAGACCAGATAGCCACGACGGCCGCCGTTGATGTAGATCTCCGGCAGTTCGAGGATCGACGCCTCCATGTAGATCGGCATGCGCTTGCGCGTGCCGAACGGACTCGTGCCGCCCACCAGAAACCCCGAGTGCCGGTTGGCGACGTCCGGCTTGCACGGCTCGATGCGCTTGCGTCCCGCCTGACGCGCCAGCGACTTCGTCGACACTTGACGATCGCCGTGCATCAGCACGATCAGCGGGTTGGCGTCCTCGTCTTCCATCACCAGCGTCTTGATGACCACGTGCTCCGGCACCTGCAACGCCTGCGACGAGACACGCGTGCCGCCGTGCTCCTGATACTCGTAGAAATGATTCCGGAATGCGACCTTGGCGTCGCGAAGCTGTTTGGTCGCCGGGGTCTCGGCAGTGGCCTTGGGTTTCATGTCGGTCAATACGGTGGAAAGACGAAAGCGGCGCCGGGCATGATCCGGTGGCTATCCCAAACGCCAAATATACGGATTGTAAGCAATCGCTTCATCGCGCATTACAATGCCGCCATGTCTGCCTCACTTGCCCCATTGGCCGCCGACGCTTCCGGTGACGCCCTGGCCCGGTTTCTCGCCGGCCTGCCTGCGCGCATCGATACGCTTGCCGAACGCGTGGCGAGCACTGCGCCCCATCGCGTGGCGCTGATCGACGACTTCGGACGCATGACCTACGGCGAACTCGTTCACGCCGTCACGGCCACTGCCGAGCGATTGCGTGCGCATGGCGTGCGCGGCGGCGACCGTGTGATGATCGTCGGCGAGAACGGGATTGCCTACGTCGTGCTGCTGCTCGCGGTGGCGTCGCTCGATGCCTGGCCGCTGCTGTGCAACGCCCGCCTCTCGGCGGCGGAACTGCGCGTGATTCGCGAGCACGCACGTCCGCGCTGCGCGATCTACACGATCGACGCCTCGCCGGACGCCGCCGCCCACGCCCGCTCCAACGCCGCCCGGATCCAATGGACGGAACTCGCGCTGGGCGCGATTGCGGCGTCCGACGTCGATCCCGGCAGTGTTGCCGAGCCGGTGGAAACCGGCCCGGCGGCCCAATGCGCGGCCCTGATCTATACGACGGGCACGACAGGCGCCCCCAAGGGCGTGCGGCTCTCGCATCGCAATCTGATGTTCATCGCGGCAGTGTCGAGCACGTTGCGACATGTCGGCCCCGACGACATCGCCTACGGCGTGCTGCCGATCTCCCATGTCTACGGGCTGACATCGGTCTGTCTCGGCACGCTGTACGCCGGAGGAACGTTGCGGCTCGCGGCGCGCTTCACGCCGGAGGCCGTGCTCGACTCGCTCGCCCATGACGGACTGACGATCCTGCAAGGCGTGCCCGCGATGCATGCGCGTCTGGTGGCCCACGTGGCGACGCAGGGCGTATCGCTGGTCGCCCCCCGCCTGCGTTTCGTCTACTCTGGCGGCTCGCCGCTCGACGCGGCCCTCAAAGCGCGCGTCGAAGCGTTCTACGGTTTGCCGATCCACAACGGCTACGGGCTGACCGAGAGCAGCCCGACCGTCGCCCAGACGCTGCTCGATGCGCCTCGCGACGATTGCGCCGTCGGCCCCGTCATTCCGGGCGTAGCCGTGCGCATCGTGGGGCGGGACGGGGAAGATCTGCCGGACGGCGAAGTCGGTGAACTCTGGGTGCGCGGCCCGAACGTCATGCTCGGCTACTACCGGGCGCCGGAACTGACCGCCGCGACCGTCACCGCGGACGGCTGGCTGCGCACCGGCGATCTTGCACGCCGTGCGGGGGACGGCGCCCTTTTCCTGGCCGGACGCGCCAGGGAACTCATCATCCACTCCGGTTTCAACGTCTACCCCATCGAAGTCGAACAGGCGCTCGCCAGTCACCCCGACGTGCTTCAGGCCGCCGTGGTGGGTCATCCACACGAAGGTAACGAGCAGGTCGTCGCGTTCGTGCAAGCGCTGCCGGGACATGCGATCGACGTCGACGCGCTTGCCGAATGGGCGGCGAAGCGCCTCGCGCCTTACAAACGCCCGGCGCGCATTCGCGTGCTGGACACCCTGCCCGCCGCCTCCACCGGCAAGGTGCTCAAGCACAGGCTCAAGGCCCTGCTCTGACGCTCGACGAGGACAAGGACGAGGACAACCGCACCTCACCCGCGCGGGTGATGCTGCGCATGGAGCGACTTGAGACGTTCGCGAGCGACGTGCGTGTAGATCTGCGTGGTGGAAATGTCGGCGTGACCGAGCAGCAATTGCACGACGCGAAGATCCGCGCCGTGATTGATCAGATGGGTGGCGAACGCATGCCGTAGCGTGTGCGGCGAGAGCGGCGCGCGAATGTCCGCCTGCAATGCATAACGCTTGATCAGGTACCAGAACGCCTGACGCGTCATGCCCTCGCCGCGTTGCGTGACGAAAAGCGTGTCGCAGGTCCGGCCGTTGAGCAGCACGCGGCGGCTCTCGTCGAGATAGCGTGCCAGCCATGCGTTGGCCTCCTCGCCGAACGGCACGAGGCGCTCCTTCGCGCCCTTGCCGAAGATACGCAGCACGCCCTCGTTCAGTCCCACTTCGATGGTCTTGAGCGCCACCAGCTCCGACACGCGCAGTCCGCTCGCATACATGAGTTCCAGCATGGCGCGATCGCGCAGGCCCAGCGGCTGTGTCAGGTCGGGCGCAGCGAGCAGCGCCTCGACCTGCGCCTCCGACAACGTCGAGGGCAATCGTTGCGCCCGCTTGGCCGACGCGATACGCAAACAAGGATCGTGCTGCACGACATGCTCGCGCAGCGCCCACTGGTAGAAGCGTTTGAAGACGGACAGCCGCCGGTTCACACTGCTGGCCCGACTCTCGCGACGCCACGCCAGATAAGCCGAGAGCGCGGCCTCGTCGACGGCATCGAGGGCGATCTCGTACGTCTTGAAAAGCCAGTCGGCAAAGAGCCGCAAGTCGCGACGATAGGCGTCGAGCGTGTTTCGGGAAAGGCCGTCTTCAAGCCAGATCGTGTCGCAGAACTGGTCGATGAGGGCTGTACTGCGCTCGTTGGGATGACTCAAACCAGGGCTCCTTCCGTGGGCGCCTGTCCTTGCTGCGCAAGCGCCCATTCGACATGTTCCCGGACCAGCGCCGAGGGATGTGCGCGCCGCGCAAGCAAGGCCTCGCGTATCGAGGTGCGCGCCTCCTGTGCGGTCGTCTCGCGCAGCGCGTTGCCGAGCCCGACCGCCAGATTGCGCAGCCACCGCTCATGGCCGATACGGCGAATCGGGCTGCCTGCCAGCCGCTCCATGAATTCTGTCTCGCTCCAGGCAAAGAGCTCGACGAGCGACGAGCCGTCGAGCCGGTTGCGCGGGGCGAAATCCGCGAGCGGCGACGGTTGCGCGAACTTGTTCCAGGGGCAATACAACTGACAATCGTCGCAGCCGTAAATACGATTGCCCATCTTCGCGCGCAGCGGTTCGGGAATCGCGCCCTTGTGCTCGATGGTTAGGTACGACACGCACAGGCGGGCATCGACACGAAACGGTTCGGTGATCGCACCGGTCGGGCACACGTCGAGGCAGCGCCGGCACTGCCCGCAGTGTTCGCCGCGCGCCATGGCCCCCCCGCCGGCTTGGTCGGCTTCCTCGGCTTCGTCGGCTTGGTCGGCATCGGCCGGCAGCGGCACATCGACGAAGATCTCGCCGAGGAAAAAGAGCGAACCGGCCTCGCGCGAGAGCAGCAGCGTGTGCTTGCCGCGCCAGCCGAGTCCGGCCTTCTGCGCGAGTTCGACTTCGAGCACCGGTGCGGAATCGGTAAATACGCGATACCCGAACGGGCCGATGGCCTGCGTGATGCGATCGGACAACTGCTGCAAGCGATTGCGCATGACCTTGTGGTAGTCGCGTCCTCTGGCGTAGATCGATACGATGGCTTCGCCCGGACGCGCCGCACGCGCGGCTTCATGCTCGCGCCAATGCGCGAGATCGACATCGCCAGGAAGGTAATTCATGCGCGCGCTGATGACGCGTACCGTGCCGGGCACCAGTTCGGCGGGCCGCGCACGCTTCATGCCGTGGGCCGCCATGTAATCCATGTCGCCATGACAGCCGTCGTCGAGCCATTGTTGTAACCCCGCTTCGGCGTGCGAGAGATCGGTGTGGGCGATGCCCACGTGGCCGAACCCGAGTTCGCGCGCCCAGGCGCGAATCTGCACGGCAAGCGCTGCCAGCCCCTCGGAATCGAGGGCCGGCGGCGTCGCGTTGTCGCGCGAGGACGACACTTCCGGGGTCTGCGGAGGTGTCGACGGCTCGACTTGTGCGGCGGTAGCGGGGAAAATCACGGAAGCTTTCATCGACTCCATTTTACGCAATGCCCGCCACGCCCGATCCATCGGCGCCGCCCTTGCTGGGCGAGCGCATCTTCGCGCTACCGGACGAAGCCGCTACCGAGGCCTTCGCGGCGGCGTTCGCGCGCGTCGTCGTGGAACGCATGGCGCATACCGACGCCGCGCACGCGGGTCTGCACGTGCAGCTCTCGGGCGACCTCGGCGCAGGCAAGACCACCTTCGTGCGAGCCCTGTTGCGCGCGCTGGGTCACACGGGCCGCGTCAAAAGCCCTACCTACGCGCTGTGTGAACCATACAACATCGACACACCACAAGGTGTGCTGCCGGTCTATCATTTCGATCTGTACCGCTTCGCCGATCCGGCCGAATGGCATGACACGGGCTTTCGCGAGCATTTCGCAGGCGACGCGCTGTGCCTGGTCGAGTGGCCGGAAAAAGCCGAAGGACTTCTTGGCGTCCCCGATTTGCGCCTTTGGCTGGAACCTGTCGGCGACAGTCGCCGTCTCACGACGAGCGCCTACACGCCGGCCGGTCTTGCTTGCCTGAATTCATGCTGATCAAACGCTTCGCCCGTACCGACGACGCCTCATCGCCCAATGCCGGCCGCCGCCGCGCCTTGCGCGCTGGCGCATCGACCCTGATTCTCGCCCTCACCGGCCCCCGTCTGGCCTTCGCCAATGCCATCGTCGCGGTGCGCGTCTGGCCGGCGAGGGACTACACACGCGTCACGCTCGAGACCGATAACCCCGTCAGGTTCCAGCAGCAGTTGATGGAAAGCCCGAACCGCTTCGTCATCGATCTCGACGAAGTGGATCTCAGTCCTGCGCTGCGCGAGCTCGTCGCGAAAATCCAGCCGAACGACCCGCAAATCGCGCAAGTGCGCGTGGGGCAATTCAAACCCGGCGTGGTGCGCATGGTCTTCGACCTGAAGGCGGGCGTGAAACCGCAGTCGTTCACGCTGCCGCCGGTGGCGGGCTACAAGTACCGAACGGTGTTCGATCTGTATCCGGCCGTCGAACCGGATCCGCTCATGGAACTGCTCGCGCAGACGGCGAACAAGGCCCAGGCGCTCGCACAGAATTCGCATTCGTCCCCGGCACAGGGCGGCGGCACCACACCCAGCACGGACGAAAGCGAGGCATTCTTCCAGAAGTACGCGCAGCGCGAACCAGGTGGACGAATGCCCAAACCCGGCCCGGCACCTACCGCACCCGCCATACCGGACAAGGCACCTCCGCTGGCCCAACGCAAGGGGGACAAGGAGGACAAGGACGACGCCGACGACTACGTACCACCGGCAAATGCGCAGAAAACGGCGCGTCTGCTCACCATCGCGCTCGACCCGGGACACGGTGGTGAAGACCCCGGCGCCGTCGGCGCGCGCGGCACTTGCGAGAAGGTCGTGGTGTTGCAGATCGCCCAGCGCCTGCGCCGGAAGATCGATGCCGAGCCGAACATGCGCGCGATGATGACCCGCGACGCCGATTTCTTCGTGCCGCTCGGCGTGCGGGTGCAAAAGGCGCGTCGCGTCTCCGCCGATCTCTTCATGTCGATTCACGCCGACGCGTTCACCTCGCCCTCGGCCAACGGCGCATCGGTGTTCGCGCTATCCGAACGGGGCGCGACGAGCGCGACGGCGCGGCTTCTCGAAAGGACACAGAATGCATCCGATCTGATCGGCGGCGTCAACATCAAGACGAACGACCGCACAGTCGCCCACGCGCTGCTCGATATGTCGACGACGGCGCAGATCCGCGACAGCAAGGTGTTCGGCACCGCGCTGCTCACGCAGATCGGCACGGTCGCGCCGCGCCGCGCCTGCATAGCAAGAACGTCGAACAAGCCGCGTTTGCCGTGCTCAAGGCGCCCGACATCCCGTCGGTGCTTGTCGAGACGGCCTTCATCAGCAACCTCGACGAAGAGCGCAATCTGAACGATCCGGCCTACCAGGAGCGATTGGCCGACGCGCTGCTCAAGGGCATCAAGGCGTATTTCGCCAAAAATCCCCCCATCGCCAAGAACCGCACTGCCTGACGCGAACGTCGCGTCGCGGACATCGCAAAAAAATGGCGCGCCCGACAGGACGCGCCATTTTTCATTGAAGCGAACGGCGTGGCGACCGGGGAGCCGCCTCGCCCGGGCATCTCATCCGAATACCGTTACTTGCCCTGCCCTTGCGGCGCACCACGGCGACGCCCGCGCGTGAGCAGCTTCCACAGCGCGCCCAGGGCGATGGGCACCACCGCGGCGGAAATACCGACCAGCACGATGATGTTCAGGTACTGCTTGACCAGCGGCAGGTTGCCGAACAGATAGCCGCCGCCCACGAGCAGCACCACCCAGATCAGCGCGCCGAGCACGTTGTACAACTGGAAGCGCCCCCACGACATGGCCGAGACGCCGGCAACGAACGGAGCAAACGTACGCACGACGGGCACGAAACGCGCCATCACGATGGTCTTGCCGCCGTGATGTTCGTAGAAGTCGTGGGTTTTGCGCAGCGCGTCGCGATCGAGGAACCGCCAGTTCTTCTCGTATACGCGGGGGCCGATCTTCGAGCCGATCCAGTAATTGAGCGTGTTGCCGCTCACCGCTGCGATAAAGAGCAGCACACCGAGCAGCCACGGATCCATGGCGCCGGTGGCGGCAAAGGCGCCGCCGATGAACAGCAGGGAATCGCCCGGAAGAAACGGGAAAAGCACCAGCCCTGTTTCCACGAATACGATCATGAACAGGAACAGATACACCCAGTTTCCGTACTGATCGATAAACACCCCCAAGTGTTTATCGATGTGGAGCACCATCTCCAGCAATTGCACCAAAGTATCCAAGTCGATTCCTCAAGATAAAGGACGCCGGCCCGTTCCCGCGGGCGCGCGACGAGTCGCATCATACCAGCGCGGCCGTCGTGCGTCGTTAAGTCTGCGTGACGCTAACACCCGCTGCCGAGGCAGGCCGCGCGCGTCCCAAATCGCCACTTGTCGCCGTATTCCTTGCCGATTTGCCGTCCCGGCCAGCATCCCACACCGGAATTAGTTGCCACTTAAAGCCGCCTGGAGGGGAACGAACCCGGTATTACCGGCCGGAACATCGCACGATCTATGTCTTTGAGGGCACGCTTTATAATGGTTCCCATGTCTGCCACCCCGACCCCCGCCCCGAACGTCCCGAACGTCCCGAACGCTCCGGATACCCCGGACGCTCCGGATCCGGCCACCGCGCCTCCCCAACGCCGCCCCGGCCCCATGCCGGCGGGGCTCGCCCCGGCGCGCGCCATTCGCGTCCTTCCCGACCAGTTGATCAGTCAGATCGCCGCCGGCGAGGTGGTCGAGCGCCCGGCCTCCGTGGTCAAGGAGTTGCTGGAGAACGCCCTCGACGCGGGCGCCCGGGCGCTTCAAATCAAGCTGGAAGAAGGCGGCGTGCGCCGCATCGCGATTACCGACGACGGCGGCGGCATGTCCGCCGAACAATTGCCGCTGGCGCTCACCCGCCACGCGACGAGCAAGATCCGCACGCTCGACGAACTCGAATCGGTGCTCACGCTCGGATTCCGCGGCGAAGCCCTGGCGTCCATCGCCTCCGTGGCGCAGCTCACGCTCTCGAGCCGCCAAATCGATGCGCCGCATGCGACCGCCATCGACGGCAATACCGGCGCGCTCACCCCGGCCGCCGGCCCCGTGGGCACCACCGTCGACGTGCGCGACCTGTACTTCAACACGCCCGCGCGACGCAAGTTTCTCAAGACGGAACAGACCGAGTTCGGTCATTGCATGGACGTCATCCGCCGCAGCGCATTGGCGCGCCCGGACGTCGGCTTCTCGATCCTGCACAACAACCGGGCCGTCGAGCACTGGAACGCGTCGGATGCCGCCACGCGGGTCGCACGCGTGCTCGGCAACGACTTTGCCGACGCGCATCTGGCGCTCGATGAAGGCGCGGCCGAATTGCGCCTTTCGGGCTTCGTCGGCCTGCCGACCGCGAGCCGCGGCCGCGCGGACCAGCAGTTTTTCTTCGTGAACGGCCGCTTCGTACGCGACAAGCTGCTCACGCACGCCGTGCGCGCCGCTTATGAAGACGTGCTGCACGGCGATCGCTACCCGGCGTACGTGCTGTATTTCGAACTACCGCCGCAGTTGGTGGACGTGAACGTTCACCCGTCGAAAATCGAAGTGCGCTTTCGCGATGCCCGCAGCGTTCACCAATTCGTGTTCCACGCCGTGCAACGTGCACTGGCGCGCGCGGCGGGCAGCGGCGGCGCGACGCATGCCGCACACCTGACCGAAGGCGGCGGACTTGCCGCCGGTCCCGGCGCAGTGGCCGGATTGGGCGGCGGCTTCGGCGCGCGCTCCACCGGAGGGTTCGGCACCCCGGGCGGCAGCAATTGGAATTCGCGTGCGCAACAAGGGGCGTTGCCGATGGCGCAGCC
This is a stretch of genomic DNA from Pandoraea faecigallinarum. It encodes these proteins:
- the tsaE gene encoding tRNA (adenosine(37)-N6)-threonylcarbamoyltransferase complex ATPase subunit type 1 TsaE — translated: MPATPDPSAPPLLGERIFALPDEAATEAFAAAFARVVVERMAHTDAAHAGLHVQLSGDLGAGKTTFVRALLRALGHTGRVKSPTYALCEPYNIDTPQGVLPVYHFDLYRFADPAEWHDTGFREHFAGDALCLVEWPEKAEGLLGVPDLRLWLEPVGDSRRLTTSAYTPAGLACLNSC
- a CDS encoding VTT domain-containing protein — its product is MDTLVQLLEMVLHIDKHLGVFIDQYGNWVYLFLFMIVFVETGLVLFPFLPGDSLLFIGGAFAATGAMDPWLLGVLLFIAAVSGNTLNYWIGSKIGPRVYEKNWRFLDRDALRKTHDFYEHHGGKTIVMARFVPVVRTFAPFVAGVSAMSWGRFQLYNVLGALIWVVLLVGGGYLFGNLPLVKQYLNIIVLVGISAAVVPIALGALWKLLTRGRRRGAPQGQGK
- the mutL gene encoding DNA mismatch repair endonuclease MutL, which codes for MPAGLAPARAIRVLPDQLISQIAAGEVVERPASVVKELLENALDAGARALQIKLEEGGVRRIAITDDGGGMSAEQLPLALTRHATSKIRTLDELESVLTLGFRGEALASIASVAQLTLSSRQIDAPHATAIDGNTGALTPAAGPVGTTVDVRDLYFNTPARRKFLKTEQTEFGHCMDVIRRSALARPDVGFSILHNNRAVEHWNASDAATRVARVLGNDFADAHLALDEGAAELRLSGFVGLPTASRGRADQQFFFVNGRFVRDKLLTHAVRAAYEDVLHGDRYPAYVLYFELPPQLVDVNVHPSKIEVRFRDARSVHQFVFHAVQRALARAAGSGGATHAAHLTEGGGLAAGPGAVAGLGGGFGARSTGGFGTPGGSNWNSRAQQGALPMAQPLSVYDNLFGRAAPPAARPYGQSGVTGLTGVTDVPSPVYGNANGSPGGAPGTTPDGAPPGSGLAHAFAASANGSADAQALEQPLGFALGQLHGIYILAQNAHGLVLVDMHAAHERILYERFKQALIERSVPVQPLLIPVTFFADPVEIGTAEEHRETLTALGFDLAAMSPTTLAVRAIPALLDGADAQALARAVLADLRQYGGSRVLTERQHELLGTLACHTAVRANRRLTHEEMNALLRQMEATERADQCNHGRPTWYQLTLGDLDRLFMRGR